In Danio aesculapii chromosome 8, fDanAes4.1, whole genome shotgun sequence, the genomic stretch ttgcgccattgaccatctaaatacaggtctaaagtccagcatagagcgcgttagttatgtgcctatgtggGTTTAAATCATGGGTGTTGCTAGGCCTATTTAAGGGGGGTGCTGTAGCCCCCCCCTAACTTTTacaattagctcataaactgtacactaaattatcgtctctgtcccctttaaatttgatatgaagatGGCAGCAGAATCCATCTCCTCCccaacttttgtttttcatttgatcagcaaaccacagctgtgcagagtgagAGATGTGTGTATATCAATAGATTGCTATTacatctgcttatttgcagttctttgctatagatacacttgtattatttgtaccccaatgtcatggaggagcaatcgTGTTTCCCATCTACTGTTTTATCGGCACTCACCTCATAACCACAGCTGTTTCCTCGAAAAAGTAGCTCTTATCGAACAGTTTGCGATTTCAAATTCAAAATTAACTACCAATATAAAAACACGTTTTGTGTTAGTGCATGTGGCATGAACTATACcatacagcaggggtcaccaatctcggtccaggagggcaggtgtccctgcagggtttagctccaacttgcctcaacacacctgcctgggtgtttcaagtatacctagaaagaccttgattagcttgttcaggtgtgtttgattagagtttgagttaaaatatgcaggacaccggccctccaggaacaagtttgatgACCCCTGCCATACAGTCTTGCAGATAAAGGattaaaaacagtgacagaaccacttagagaatgtactcattttaactgtctgagtcactgacagagatagaaacatcacaTGTTGTCTAGTATTACAAAAATCCTATTTATTGTTGTGATTCAGATTAGAAGAAATATGTGAATTAACTTtaggtttaaaatatatatatttaaatatgccgTTTAAtcagaaaagtggcagttttatttatttaatacatggaaacaaaaaatgtacttgaaTATAGAATGTGTTTTTATTACGGTAAACAGGTGTTTTGAACCCTACCCTATTAAACATTTGAACTTTTATTAAAGTAgggcgcaaaccatatttttctgtccttaaaatattcggacatgccctaaatgcttttgtgccatgcgctttagatggttaaaatagagcccatactGTTTTCCGAAAActatgaatgaaaaatgaatgaatgaccatgTACATACTCCTGTAAGGATTGTGGTCAGTGGGTGAAAACTCTTGTCCTGACAGCGATCTTACCCAGTAGGTGTAAGAGAGCATCAAAATGACTGTCCACCACCTGGAAGACCTGGTTTGGCCTGTATGGTCATACATCATATCTGCCACTTATATCTCCCTCAGTGGATTAATCTCTTGGCTAACACCAGTCCTCACCTTCAGCTCTGACAGAGGTTTCTCAGAAGCTTGTCTAATTGGAAGATATGCAGGTCTCATCATTCTCTTGTCAGTGTTATCCCACTAGACCCACATTAAACCAAAGACATCACTCTCTGACAGTCTGTTAGTATGTGACGCACTCCTTGGTTTGGAATGAAGTTTCTAATGAGAACCGTCCTGCGTGGCAGCAGTCGAAACAGAGGCATTATTCATGCAATCAGGAGACCCCGCAGAGCTTGTGTAATAGGATTAAGGCTGACATGGTGGTGGGGTTTTTTTTACGGGTTAGGGCAGGTGTTGATAAGCCCAAGAGAAATAGCCACCTGCAGCTGTTGGACTCATTAAAGTGTAGTGCTGATGGGTCTTGTAATGAGTCTGATAACGGCCATTTGAAGAGAAGACGTGGGCAGCCAATGAGTCAGATTCCTTATGAATGAGAGAAGGGGGCTGATGGTCAGTTATTTAACCCCTTAATTGTCAACATCCCACCAGCAGGACGTTCAAGCTACTTCACAATATTGAAATTAAATCTTAATCTAATCatgacttttttgttgttgttgttgttgttgttgctacatagattgtttactgtcatcctaCGACCCATGGGACCATTTGTGCCTACATATTTCAAGTCATTATGAAATCATCTTCTTcattgtatgtactgtatatagttgtgcttgttataaacaatatttaatcaaatatcataACCTGCTGTATACGTGTAGCCTATACAGTATATTGTCAAACTTTGACAcatacatttaaactaaacatAATTACAtataggtccataaatattgggacattaaCACAATTCTATCAGTTTTGGCTCTATaaaccaacacaatggatttgaaattaaacgaacaagatgttctttaactgcagactatcagctttaatttgagggtatttacatccaaatcaggtgaacggtgtaggaattacaacagtttgcatatgtgcctcccacttgttaagggaccaaaagtaattggacagaataataatcataaatcaaactttcactttttaatacttggttgcaaatcctttgctgtcaattacagcctgaagtctggactGCATAGACATCACAagatgctgggtttcattcctggtggtgctctggcaggcctctacagcaactgtctttaGTTCCTTCTTGTTCTTGCTGCATTTTTTctccagttttgtcttcagcaagtaaaATGcttgctcaatcggattcaggtcaggtgattgacttggccattgcataacgtTCCACttttttcccttcaaaaactttGGTGGCTTTTGCAGCATGCTTTgtgtcattctccatctgcaatATGAAGCGccatccaatgagttctgaagcactTGGctaaatatgagcagaaaatattgcctgaaacacttcagaattcatcctcctgcttttgtcagcagtcacatcctCAGTAAATACAAGAAAACCAGTTCCATTGgaagccatacatgcccacgccatgccactactaccaccatgcttcactgctttgGATCATGAGTggtcttgatctggccaactgttgtgaagggtgttttcttcaccagggaaagaattctttggtcatcaACCAAAGTTTCCGTGGTCTTCCGGGTCTTTttgtgttgctgagctcactggtgcgaatgttccaaacagttgttttggccatgcctgATGTTTTTGTAATCTCTCTGATGggtgtgttttgttttctcagcctaatgatggcttgcttgactgaccaaaaaccaaaactaaactaaataaaataatattttaattgaacacatcacatcacatacaGTACCTTTGCATAAGGTACACATACAGTACCATCCTATCTAGtattgtggaaaggcaaagctgaaaattcGAAGTCTATGGTTAAAGCGCCACCCAGTGGTCCAAAGCTGCAAGCGCATTTACTGTCACTGCATGGCGGCAGAGGGAACATATCGAAGTGTTAACATCTGTATATAGTTGTGTTTGTTATTAACAATGTCTcagtgcacttcattattttgtaaaaattaatttgccCTCAGAATCGTCCACCAAATATAACCTTCTCTCCCCTCTTGAAAATACTTTTCTACACCTTTGGTCACATGGAAtggctttagggcggggctagcAGGGCTTGTCTAATTTCTGCTccactttcattcattaattcatcaatcttcTTTCAGCTTTTTGGCAACGtccatcttccaacaatccaatcagttcccaaaggTCGAAATCTTGCACCACCCTACATTTATTTCTCGTTTCAGGACACAAAATTGTgacaatgactatgtttacatggacatcagtaatcaaatgatttgccttaatctgaataagacaataatatgatgaaggtgtttacatccCTTTCATGATctagttttacatgttatagcacataattcgattaatgtcattgcgttaccgtgctatccacatttcctccggagtttcatgtaatttcgggtgtttcacttttaatttgtcgactttaactgcagtttggcactttcacttttattcaggaacatttcatgcatgcccccgtgacaaacgagatattagatgcgagtatgaacggccggaagagtgttgttttaatgtaatttgatacaCCACACTGTATAGGAAAAATCTTAGCATTTCGTGTGTGTGTCAGTGGTCCCTCACTAACTCTGTTgctgcagagaatagtgtcaaacagccgtgtgtgtatagactatcctgtacgactttaatagtttgattgcggtgtttacatgtctgtactgcactttaataatgcaaataaaatcaacatactccacatgtcttaatccgatttctgtttagttcgattatgaccttcatcgtattaaagtattcaaaaaacactatttacattgaaatcagattattggtgtccatgtaaacatactcaatatTAAGAGTTTCATGGTGACGAAGTCATAAAGAAGCACATTTAGGCCACGCCCACACAATCTAACCTTCTTTATTGACTTTCTATGAGGAACGATCACCTCTATGTCATTTATGACTTATAACAAAAACAGAACAGGTGTATACCAAAGGTGTTTGGTGAACAAGCTAAAAGAACGTTTTTATAAGCTGTCGACTTCTAAAAATGAGTGTTTAAAGACACAAAAGTAGAGCAGAGTGTGTCATAGAGCAGTGGTCTCCAACCTTTTTGTCACCACAGACCGGTTAACACTTGACAATTTACCACAGCCTGGGGGTGGGGCATGTAtgtaggtgaccatcaaccaacAATCGAcgtacactctgggcaaatttaccaCCCTTTTATTGTGTTCGGGATAAAAACGTCcattaaattaaactgctgtgcatcagataaatatctttttcaattttttggtataaatctgttaatcaacctcagtcctgatcaaaactactaaaatctttaaaaaattatatatttattatatagattttaactctttaattgccaaattcataaatgatgtctctgatttggtgaaaaacacacaaaatgacgtattttcaatatataaagtaattgtggactggatttttgaacatgcattattttttttattttattttttctccctaatttactgttggtggctgtttttgcccaccATTGCATTGACTTCCTTTATaaccatattatttttattacaaaaccatgaagCTAtacaatcatgcatttttgattgttgatagttttccctgttgagaagaggtaaaaatttgtaatttttagtaTTGGtgatcagttggcaccattaacctttTAGAtagttaaaaatttttttttttttggattttatatggagtatgaCAGCAAATTAAAAGGTGTAAGTGTGTCTGTGAGTgggtgagagtgacctttaccttgatgtgtctgagaaaatcaaaacatgCATCTCAGCTcccagaactacatggagtaaacaaaaacaaagactaatgtatgcaccatcaaatgtatCTATAAATGGAATCAATGAAGCAAAACAGCCAGAGTTAATTAGGGAGAAAAAGTTAAAATCAATGCATCAAAgccacatgtccaagactgtgataagacttaaaaaaatccagtccacaattactttatatattaaaaaaaatacaccaaatcagtgacataatttgtgaatttggcaatatttagagttaaaatcctgtgattttatttatttatttttaacattttgtagTTGTAATCAGGActaaggttgattaacagataaaaaaaaaataaatacacggtaaattacaaatttacatttttacagcgGTTTAATTTAGTGGACGTTTTCATGCCTAACATACtgtaacaaaagggtagtaaatttaaacagtacacaagggttaagctAAAAAGTGTCATTTCCAAAAAGAAGGTTAAgagtttaaaatataaaactagaattgaaatgtgttaaaacatcagcttttattttcattgacATCTAAACAGATCTTGAACATATTTTTACACAAGTACAGTATCATATGTAAAACTATGTGATATGCAAAACCAGAAACAAACCAATTCATATACTGCACAGAAACCTCATACATGAATGCAAAACAAAGTCAAATTTTAAGGAAGTCATGCCATTATGGGATATACTGTATGCATTTCAACATTTTTATTAACACCCAACTACttgtacataataaataacaaatataaatgtcaCAACAGTGATTACAAGATATGCAAGAATACAGCAACAGTCACGATGGTTAAAAATTGTATAAATCTATGCAGTGTCAACATTTTATTTCTAGATCAGCTATATTTATTACTAATGCAGCTTGATGAACTcctatttatatgatttatatgcaaaaaagtattattttgttCCAATAAACACTCTTCTTTAAATGTTTGTAACATTGCAAAACCATTTAAGTGTTACTTACTGAAGGCAAaggtcaataaaaaaaaaatgtggatctACTTTTCCTCATTTAAATACTCTAAAATTAATCCAAATTCTACGCTTGttcataattcataaatatattgtaatttCAGTAACACAGTCTAGTTTGTTACATTAGCTATAACAGTGGTTAATGATATTAGTTGTTTATATTAgctctttatttaattattagtaattaaCACCAAGgtttataaatgctttacaaaTGTATTATATCGTTAGttcatgtttattaatattaacaaattaggccttgtaaagtgttaccgtcaTTTGATAATCACTGTATCCGCTTATTGCAGCTAACCTTTTTTAGAGTTGCAACCGAGGGTGCTGGAAGAGCCTATGCGATCCAGCCTTCCCCCAAAACAACCAGACAAGCTTTTGCTTCGGGTCGACAATAGGAGATCTAGCAGGCGATTTCTCTGCGTGTCAAATCCATCTGATGGGTTGGAGTCCTCCCCCGGAGCTGCTGCTTCCTCTCGGTCTCTGTCCCAGGATGTGGAAGGGGGGCTCTGCTCCAGCACGGTGTTGCTGTCTTCATAATCTACGGCTCTCTCTGATGCCTCTTCGGTGGCCAGGGCCTCCTCAAACTGCTGCAGCAAGCTCTGGAGAGAAGCATAGCGTGGTAAACGGAAGTGTTGAACTATTGCCTTGTCTCAAACACAGTGTTTATGTTTCTCATATAAGCACTCGTGCTACTTTGCATTGAAATATAGTCCGCAAAAATGGCAAAGTGAAGTTTTTaagctaattttgagaggagcacgtgacaTGATTGAttgcggctggtctctcatccatATTCAGTAATCAATCAGATTGGTTCAAGCTTACTATAAATAGACCGATTCcaccctactgccttatcttccCCGTTCCACCCCAACTCCGTCTTTTCCTTCTTCACTAGGAGGCACTTTTGAGACCTACCTCagggtttcccaaccctgttccggaaggcacaccaacagtacacattttcaacctctccctaatcaaacacacctgaatcaactcatcataacatcagaagagactccaacacctgaagttaatgggtcagaaaagggagacatccaaaatatgtactgttggtgtgcctttagaaacagggttgggaaacactgacctacctgatctcagacctcCTCACATGCTAAAAGACCTGGCGGgatcaattatctccgagctcaggattctctcccgcgacagcatgtcaaacctgctaatagcgtcaagcaatatctaagtgtgaactcttgaaatcaacTTTGGAAAAAGGAGGTGCGCAGATGACCCTGACTCTGGGatgcaaaataattatttttaatatactgtattgaATTCTCAGgatcattaaaaaataacattaataaaatgctCTAGGAGTCCCCCCATCTTTTTTGTGCTGAAGAACCATTTTTGCTTCTCTAAAGAACTTTTCAGTAGGCAGTTGTGAAAAGAACTCTTTCTCTAGCTTTTCCCGAACAATGTTTCGAGAATTTAAAGAACCCATTTCCTACTATTTTCTACCATTTCTACTTTCCAACATTTATTCAATGGAATATTTCAAAAGGTGAATAAAAGaatttttaaagaacattttgttCAGTGAAAAATTCCATAGGTGTTTGCAAAGTGTTTTTTCCGCTATAAGAACCTTTAGTCCAATTGATAATTTCCAAAAGTGAATCTAAAGATATTTTTCTCCCAGTATAAGAACCTTTTGTCCAATGGAAAGTTAAAtaagtttaacaaaaaaaaaatcccacaaaAAGAACCgtttgtttaacagaaaatttTCATAGGTACATAAATATTTTTCTAcaaaacactacaaaaaaaacatttatccaATGTAATTTTTTCATAGATGCATCCTATAATTTTCTCACAATAAGAACCATTTGTCTAATGGAAAGTTCCATAGGTCCATGTAAAGATTTTCTCCCATTATAAGAACCTTCTGTTCAATGCAAAGTTCCACAGGTCCATGTTAAGATTTACCCCATTATAAGAAACCTCTGTCTATGGAAAGTTCcttgtaaagattttttttcacattataaGAACTTTTTGTCTAATAGAAAGTTCCGTTGGTGCATAGGTGCATGTAAAGGTTTTTTTCCATTATAATAACCTTTTTTTCAATGGAAAGTTCCATAAGTACAAGTGAAGTTTTATTGTTCACTTTAAAAACCTTTTGACCAGTGGAACATTTCCATATAtgcatctaaatatttttttctactgtaaGAATCCCTTTTCCAATGGAAAATGTCCATAGGTGCATCTAAAAAGAATGTTTCCAACAATAAGAACCATTTGTCCAATGGAAAATGTCTATAGGTGAATCTAAAGATTTTTTTCCCACTTTCAGAACCTTTTTTTTCCAATGGAAAGTTCCATCGATACATgtaaaggtttattttttttcGATTATAAGAAACTTTTTGTGTAATGGATAGTTCCATAGgtgcatgtaaagatttttttacaCTATAGGAACTTTTTTCCAATAAAACATTTCCATATAtgcatctaaatatttttttccactatAAGAACCTTTTGTCTAACGGAAAGTTCCACAGGTGCAAGTAAAGTTATTTTTTGTTCCAATATCATAATCTTTTGTCCAATGGAATATTGTCGTAGATGTAACATCCCACAATAAGAaccttttgaataaaaaaaaaaatttcccactatatataaaaatctttttttgtccAATGTAAAATTTCCATAGGTGCATCTAATATTTTTCTCACAATAAGAACCATTTTTCCCAATGTAAAATTCCCATAGGTGAATCTAAAGATGCTTTTTCCACTAAGAACTATTTGTACAATGCAGAGTTCCATAGGTCCatgtaaagatttttttccaTTATAAGAACCTTTTATCCAATGGAATGTTCCATTGGAATGTTGTCTAATGGATAGTTCCCATAGGTGGAtctaagtattttttttctttctactaTAAGAACCTTTTGTCCAATGGAAAATTTTCATAGGTGCatataaaaaaatgttgcaaATGATAAGAACCCTTTGTCCAATGGAAAATATGCACAAATAAATTGCAGTCATTTTTTCCCACTATAAAAACCTTGTGTGCCATGAAAAGTTGGAAAATTACTATATGTGcatctaaaaaaataaaccttCCACTACAAGAACCATTTGTCCAATGGAAATTTTCCATCAGTGACTTGTAAGACTTTTGGAAAATTGGAAAGTCTGCATGTAAACATGGTGCCTGTGACCTTTTAAGAGTATCTAATATATCTAAGAGTATTTTACTCTTACATTCTctatcatatttaattattttattggtATTGATGGACCCATAAAGAGCCTTCAACATCAACAGAAGTCTCTTA encodes the following:
- the nppa gene encoding natriuretic peptides A, whose protein sequence is MARGLILTGLLLLVWWQTDVQAHTLSRHSSDSNMAKLKSLLQQFEEALATEEASERAVDYEDSNTVLEQSPPSTSWDRDREEAAAPGEDSNPSDGFDTQRNRLLDLLLSTRSKSLSGCFGGRLDRIGSSSTLGCNSKKG